TAATAGCTCTCCATGACATGATATCTTAATCTAAATAAAACATGTCCATGAAGAAAAATGATACATCAGAAGACACAAGCATCATCCAGCCAATCTGGTGGTGTCATGTAAGCAGATAAAAAATCTTGCATTGATGCATAGTCAATCATATGCATACACAGGCGAACATTAGGCTAGCACAACAGCTAATGAACTTATGCATAAGCAACACTGTGACTGTGAAAATTCGTGATACATCTTTAGGAGAGAACATCATATGCCAGCTTTTGCAACCAAATCACATGTCCAAAAATCAGTAACAATTTCCAAACAAGCAATTCAGgggtaaaatatgaaatttaggaggaggaagaggaggaaagCCAACACCAAATGGTTTATGCAACAATGAAGTGAAAGTATATATATCTATCTTTGTCCATGGTTATTGCCTATGAGTCTGATAGTGACAAATAGGATCAAAAGCAGTAATAGTACATAGAAGAAGGGATGATGCATTCTCCACATATCCAAAAGAATAGCTTCTACATCTAGGATTCATGTTGcttaaaatatatagaaatgTCAAACATTCTACCGCCATCAGTAGTGCTCCATTTAGTTATCATGATCTTCTAAATATTCGCATGATATGAACAACCTACCTATTACCACAGTTGATAAGGCCACAAGGTCGCATTTCTACCTTGTTCGAAGTATATAGCTTCACAAATAGATCATATGAAAAAAGCCCCTAAAAGAAAATAACTCAAGTTAAATTCTGCTGTAGCATATGGCGACATTTTATAGAtgcaaattaaaaagtaaaaacaccTAAATCAAACCTTGTTATTGTATTTTCCACAGCTAGGCCCTCTGAGTTGGTCAACCACTTTCTGCATCATTGATGATTTCAGCCCACTAGTAGTTGGAGAAGTAGTCACAGCATCAACAACTTCAACATTATCAACTTGTTCAGATTTTACACTTAGAACTGAATGTGCATTGTCCTTAACACCCAAACGGGTTTGAAGAGCACTGGATGATACTCTGGACTTTGGTACATGTGAAGTACAACCAATGTCCTTGACAATGGTATTTGATTGGTTAGAGCTTAAGGGTGGGGATTTAAGATCACAGGACTCTGAAACATTTGAATCAACTGTATGTTGTGCACCTCCTCTACTCAAAGGTAGATGAGCATAGGAAGAGGATGATGGAACAGATTCAAGCGTTGTTGTCTTTGCCACATTCAAATCATGATTAGATTCATTATCCATATGACTAGACTTCCCACAGCTCACAGATGCGCACCTCCTGACCTTTGGAGTGTTATCACAGGTGTCTTCTGATACTACTGCTCCATCAACAGGGCTGCTACTCTCCATAACAGCCTGATGTGCATTATCTGATCTAATGCCTTTCATCTCTGAGCTTTGTGCATTCGAAGAAGGAATGTTGCTTCCAGATAAATCAAACTTAAATTGTAGGAATGACTCAGAATTGATGTTAGCTGCTTTTCTGGAAGTGGACATTTCTGGATCATCCTGGACAGCATTGCTGGTAACAACAAATCTGAGACTTCTATCCCAAAAACCAGGAGAAACTTTACCAGGCCGAGTTATTGAACCATCGTGAATGGTATTACTGCTTGGACCTGGAATGTCAGTAGATGCACACTGACTCTCTCCATCATTGCTGAGAGATTTACTACtatttaatttactaaatttattaaaactatcTACAGAATTGATCAACCTCACAAACTTTGGAGACAGAGGCTTGGTATGATCCACCTTTTTCAAACCAGACTCAACCACATCAGGTGCAGCATCAGATGATATTTGTATGTCTGATCCCTCAGATTCATTTGAACTGATACTATCATTAACGGAAACACCATTTGAACTCATACTTCCACCAACAGAAACATCATCAGATGATTCACTGCCAATAGGTGAAGTAGAGAAGCCAGAAAATGAAGTGTCCAATGATTCTGAAATAGAAGAGGTTCCCTCTGTATCTGCAACAGAACCGACTTTAATATCATCACCTTTTATGCATGGAACTCCTTGATCACTACCAGTATCGGATAGCACAGGTCCCTCAGAGGATGTTTGAACTGGTGCATTTCCATATATGTCACCATGCATATCATATTGGTTTTCTTTGGCCACATTCTGAGAAGAACAGCCTCCATCGTCATTAATGTGATAAGCAGCACTAGGAGGACAGCATTCTTCCTTATGACCTTGTCGCCAGTGAATAATTTGACACTTACCAGAACTGAAACAAATCAAATTGCAGCATAAATACAACTGAAGCAGGGAAAAAGaacacaaccaaaactaatttcaCAGTGTCACTGATTGgtggaagaaaaaaaaacagaacAAAAACATCTTATTGATCATAGGTAAGAATTGACAAGAAGTAAACAACGAGTCCTATTTTTCATCAACACATATTTGAACTAAATCAGCTTCTACCATAAAATGTTTGTAGGGATCATATTGCTGCTTTACATAACAGATTCAAAGAGACAACTATTTTTCCATTAACATAAAGGTTTCGCTGTCTTAATCCATATGTTGGACAGCCTCTTGTTTACTTAGAGAACCATGATTCCACGCAAGCTCAAAGATTTCACATTAATAGCTGTCCAAAACATTTTGCTCCTTAATAATCCAAGGCTCTTATAGCTTTTTAATAAATGGAAAAAGTAGTTCATATAAAAAAAACACTAGCCTATTCATATATGTAAACTACCCATCTTTTAGGAATTTCAGACATTGTATCTACAACGTTGATCAGACAAATAAAGGACAAATGCAATGACCAAAATTCCCAACCAGTTACTTTGAAAGAAAATTGTCTCGGATTGAATTCGCTTCCTCTGTTCCCCAGTTCCACAATTTCATTCGTTTCCTGTTTCCTGTCACCTAGTTCCACAACTTCATACGGATTCTTATGAAATTTACAATTCAAACTAGATTCTCCTCCGTCAAATGTACAATTATCTCAAAATTAACCTTAAAATCAAGACTAAATTTCACTTCCACACTGAAATTCGAACACGCGCGAGGAAATGCCAGCATAGTCATCCAACTCACAATCAATAACCAAATGCCCCAAAGAAGTAACTCGATTTCTACGTAACCAAAGGGTAAATCCAGCAAACATCAAGAGCTAAAATCAAAATTACgaagaagaagtagaagagTAATTCCACTTGGTAGTTGGAAAATTAACGTACCAATATCTCACAGCTTTACACCGGGCACAACGTGTAGTGGTCGGACAATAACAAACAGCACACTGATAGCTATTCCTCGAAACAGAAACCGCGCCGTACGAAACCGTTGCCTCAAGCTCGGCCCTAGCAGCCTCCTCAGAAGCCAAAATCAACAAGCGCTTGATCTCCTCTTTCCTGGCGGCAGAAAGCCGCCATTTCCGGCGAATTACAAAGCCGATCACCGGAAGCACCACACATAGCAGAAGGACCAGGCTCGAAAACCCTAGATCCCCGGGAACATGCATTTATCCACCTGCGCCTAACAAGCATCCAGCAAAATTTACAATTCCTGCCCTCGTGATATCATCCCCGCACACATATGTGAGGCGGTTTCCGGTGGTGGCCAGGTATGCACTGAAGCTTGGCATGCACGGACAGCAAGATCAGAGACATCCAAATCGTATGCTCCTTTCAGGGACGGCGACGATTAACAGACGGAATGTCATTTTTGTTAGGTAGGAGATGTCAACTGAGctctttttttctaattttttcagTGTGAGCTCATCGATTTCCGGACAACCAGATCGAGATTTTAGGGCTCTAATATTTCCCGttttggagagagagagagagagagcgagagAAAGAGTGGGAGAATTCGGATGCGGAAAATATAAACTACGTGAttcaattggattttaaaaaaatattttccatcgcgataaaataaagaaattttatgGTCGAGGGAAAGGAATTTGTTTTCAGGCATCGAGAAGCGTGAATTCTTTGCTCATCAAATATTCGGACCGGTAGCCCCACTTTAGTTCCTCCGGTTCAACCGACGgttcaatttcatttttattcttAACATTATAGTTGATGTGAGATGGACGGCTGATAATGTTATGTAGGTGcttgatatggtggatagacaaatttgatgatgatgatgatggctCACTCACCATTTTCTATATACAGTTCCGTGGGATCCACCTGAGGGAATCCTCCGTCCCAATCTCATCTCTTTTTGTGTTCTAAGTCTTCGTCCCATTCACGTGTTTATGACAATGAAGGGGCCATGACGTCAAATTTCAAGGGTCATTGTTTGATTTATCGACAATTAAAATCGAGTAGATTAAGGATATGATTtatgtattaaaattatttttttaaaaatattttaaaaaagcttttattattttaatttattataattaaaatgtaatattaAGTTTCATATTAATGTCAAATATACATTATATATAAACCAATGAAAAGTTTGCATGGGGTATGGAAGACTCAAAGGTCAATGCTGGACGCTCAAATTTTCAAAAGCAATGCATTGACGCTAACCTGTTTTAAGGTCTGCAATCGTATGCAGCTAGGATTAAGATTACtttatatatcaaaattactAACGTATCCTCCACTAAGATGATGAAGAAATTTctgtattttaattatacttGTCCATAACCAATTTGATATGACCCCTACAATACGCATTAAATAGCAATATTTCTAAATTCGTAAAAATTCAattagaattttaataaaaatccaactgatataatatttaatgtatattaaatatataacatataattaatttgcATATCAATAGAACTATAAATAAAACTTTACTAAAAGTAATAATTCGATATATTTTATGagcaaattatttaaaaataaatttaataagttttaatcctaataaaaaaattttatatcataACAAAAATTAcaagataatttatttattttttccctACAAATAATACATTTTGATTTCAGATTCATGCATAATTGAAATGATTCAAGATACCACATCTTAGTTTCGAGTTCTCAGAAATTGaattcctccatttttccgCGTAATGCTCTTACTAAGATTTTAAACTACTAAatgaataattaagaaaaaaattgtatACCTGTCAGATGATATATTTTGTTATATAGTTTCTTTTAAGTAATTTTTAGcacatttaataaatataaattttaaaaattacagtaaaatgAGATTGCGTAGAAGAAAATGATTGGAAAATAGGTAGTCGATTACTGTGAAGCAGTAAAACTTTGTGGTTGGAATTTAGTGAAAACTAGCAAATTCATCACCATAATCTTCTTAGTGGTAGATTTGTCTGCAATGACTTGTTCAGAAACTATCCTCTTATATTTATGCTACATAAGCAAATCCAAGCTACACAGGATGTAAAAAGAAGGAAGATTTTGTCTCATTAGGTAGGATCTTTGGTTGAGACTGCAACTGCAAAagtttttcatctttttttctaatttcttgtGCTGGCCAACCCATCTATAAGAATTTTATTAGGTCCTACATCTCAGGCTGTCTTAATTATATTTCTAATTCAAACTATACAGCAACGTGCAATActcctctccctctctctcctcGCCTTATAGTCAGTCCTccatacaattttcttttactttGATAGCCCTATGAAGACAACAAAATTTATCAAACCGAGACTAGTTTTAGCAAGTCAATTATGCAGAAAAACATAATGATAAACAGCTCTATTCTTTTTCAATATACAAATCCAAAAGAAATGTTATCTAATTGTAAATGTAAAAATGAAATTActaaaacaataattaaaatatcatagGATAACAAAGAAAATCGTATTAATTAATACTACAAACAATACCTCTAAATTAAGATAACTATTAAATAACCATAAATTTTGAGAGAATGCTAATCGAAGAGCTTTAAGTATGGCGTGAACTTCTGCGACTATAGGTGAATAAATCCAAATTCGTCTAACTAATTCATCTATTTGAattccattattattattattttaaattactatAACAATAGTAATCGatcactttaaaaaaaaaagtaatgatAATTGGAAAAAagtgatatttttaaataatatcggTGTTACATTGTAGAGTCTAGTGAGGATAAGGTAAGCAAACCTTACCTCTAACATAACACTAAGAGCTGTTccataaaaaaatagtaaaaatctaTATTGTTTATACTCTATGGTACTAAGAATAATATGAGACAAGTTATTAAAAATATGGAGAACAAATTTAAGTATTCTTTTGTTTtgtatcttttatttattatttaaagtaaAAGGAATAAGTTATATGACAGTATCACAATCTAAATCTATATGAAAATATCATAgtgtataaaaaaaatcagaaaaataataaaatcgaGATTACAAATACAATAACTCAAAAACTAGATAATTTTAGTAtggaatatatataaaaaaaaagaagaagcatGTTTTAATATTTCTACTTGCATGAAACAAATGAAGTATATAGGAGAATCTTATTTGCCatgcaaaattaaattatacattATATGGCCTGTATTGTAAATAAAACgtcaaaaaaaaattgagtttagACTGCAAAGGGCCCAAGTATAGTTCTCTAAGCTCAATGTAGCAAATATGATCaaattaatttgttatttttacCTTTTAGGAGCCAACTTTATTAATACATGAGTTTCCCCTACCCATATGTAGGCTTTCCAGTTCAAATTCCACATTCATTGTCCACTGGTAGGGTGTAAAGGATGGGGGAAGGGTTTGGAAAATGTGAGTACTTAGGACCACTCTTGGTGCaatgatttttatatatatacacatatttataaaaaattttatgggaatttaattcaattaattttttttataaaattcttattcaccttattttaaatgattgattttataaaaattcaaataaattaaattattttattttaatttttgcgtttgaaaaaatttataattaaaaaatttaattctatcGAATTCTTGTGAGAATTGATTttatactaaaaataattttaactaaaattagttagattttacaagaaattatttgaattatggatatttattttaaaattacttaattagccATTAAAACTCATttgctttctttattttttgttcttctctttttattgttcctctctctcttttttttcttcatttttttctaacttTATTTAACACCAAACACTTAAAATAGAAATCACAATTTTCTCCACTTCTATCTCTCAACATTGGTATGCatacttaattaaataattatttgatcATGCTTAATCTGAAAATAAGTGCATTTAATTAAATCTGATAGATTTTACCCTCAaatttcatttgaaaaaaataaaaataacgttATATATTTATgtgcaataataaaataaggaaTGTTGACATATCACTTTCACTCGAAAAACCAATTTGATATATTCATAACAACAATTTATAACTTCAACTAatctatttaaaatttcaataaataaaaaaattataattttggaaATGATATCAAGTATTAGGTGTCCTTGAAGGTAGTTATGCACGTGCAATAGATTAATATATGTGTAGTAATGGATATGTAATTATATCAATACACGTAGTCTAGTAGAATGTGAGTTAGTTAATATCTGAAGTCATAATTTTCATTCAGAAACTATTAAAAGGGAAATATTGcctaattttaattcatttgtAGGCTCAGTATATTAATatgtattatttatatattcaactattaatattttaaatctttattaggtaaattaatttagaaatttcaaattttcgataaatgttaaaattatgcatattaattaatatattttttattatttgaaaaattaaaaataaattttcatcatataaaaagaaaataatttatttctcaaaatctaattaaattatctcatagaaaataaatttatctgaaaagattttttaaaattaaataaaatatataaatacataacttaatatttttaaatttcctaAAATTATAaggtatattaaattaaaatcaaatctaactctcaaaatataatttgaatGCGTATATTTCTCCGATCACAAATTAATATGAAATTCAAAAGGATACACAATCATTTTTTATAGTAGCACACGAATTTAACAACCACGcagattaaaaagtaaaaaaagttGACAAGAGACATTGGTACTAAAAAATTTGTAGGTATTGGTCTTATGATCCAATCCAAGGGTCATCAGGGTGGCAGCCCGTGAACATGAAGGGCCATCGATTGTGTACAGATTTGTTTCCCTCATTTTCTACGTTTACGAAAAAAACGTCGGATTTGAAACTTCAAATTTTTAATGCCCCATGATGGAGAGGAAAggccaaaatataaaaaaggcaATATCCGATATCACGGTTGTGACTTCTAGAATGTGATCCAGCAGAACAAAATCGAATTTCGTAGTAAAAAAAGCTTACATGTTAGGAAACTATAACAATTTAACAACCGGCAactcaaattttaaaatcttgAATATATACTGGACCAGATTGAATTCAATTTGAATTAAAAGTtggtttaattaataattacatgtTAATTTTCactgaattaattaaattaggcCTGATAAAGTAACGGAGTCCAACAACTCCCAATTCAAAGTGGAGATGTTGATGGATTGCGATTTGCATGCCGACACCGATCGTTACCAGGTCCAGGCCTCTGGGCAAGACAAGAAATTTGGTGGTGTAACTAGGCCCGTTGAAATTTGAGCGCGCGCCCACAAATTGCGTAGGGCTCCCGCTCAACCCGCCAACCTTTGGTGCGTTTGAATATCCGTCGACTTCCCTTCTCGTTCATGTCCTTCAGTACCTTTTTGTTTTCTGTGGATACACGACCGTTACGTAACATGCCGATCACGAGCACCACAGGAAATTTATTAGTACGTTAGATATGTgcagtaattttaattattacttctttataataataataatattttttggtGGGTGATGTTTCTATAtgcatatataaaattaattttaactgaaatttaaattcattacgGTCTGAAAATGACCACTGGCCGGGATGCTTCCAAGTCACCATCACCTGACTCGAGAGAGatcaatcaatcaatcaatcaTGACGGCGAACCTTGGCCAAGTGTTCGCGGCCGTTGACGGCAGCGAGAAGAGCGTGCATTTGTGCTTTCAGATTGGCGCTCGACAAACTCAAGACTTAAGCTCCGATGCATGCGCGAGACTCCGATGAAACACATGGCTTCTTCACCATATTCCACGTCCAATCTCCGACGTCACTCGCTGCTGGCTGCAATCTCGGCGCCATCCCTTTCGATTGGCCCAGTAAAATTATACGCATTAGAACTACCGCTGCTCAGTTCACTCgatcatgaattttttttttgcctttATGGTTGATTTTTAAACTCCCCTGCTTAATTATTTATTGAGTTAAGCAAATCACTGATTGATTTTCttcgatttttatttttggGGAAAGGTGGTTTGGAGGTTCCAGCCTTCACTGCGGCGATCGAGGTGCATTAGAAGCAGATACCAATGCATTGAGGATTTACCGCCAAACAAAATGTGAGGGCTCTCTTTCTCTACATATTTAAGTTTTCATAATTAAGTGCACTAATCAATGGTTTAAGAGTCAAGATCATATTAGCTATCACTTACAAGTGGTTATGGGGGATCCAAAGGAGAAGATTTGTGAAGAATCTGCGGATGATTTGCTTGTGATGCTTTCGGCCCTATTAAGAGGTAAACGTAGTGCACTGAAAAATTTTGTTCAATTCAAGTATTTAGGTGGTAGAATAACAGTGACTTGTTCACGTTGCTCTTATGTTAGTTTAGTAAGTTAATGGGATAAATGGGAATGGTTTGATGGTTTTTGGTGTTCTAAAGAGCGAGGTGATTTTTAGCCATAGATAAATTTCTCTCTGGTCCGTACATAGTGAGCTTTCAAGATGTGATCAGCATCCTTATGCGATAGGCATCCTTACAGATGTCAAAAGTGATTTTTTGTAACACATAAACGCAGGGAGATCATAGTTTTGGGGTATGTTTGGCTTTGGTTTTTCACTACTTTATGATAAAAGCATTATCTTGGTCGCTTTGACAAAAGGCATTAGTTGTTGGTTTGTATTGTTTTAGTTCCAGAAGCTGCTATGTTATCAATGCTTGAGAGGACTGCTCTTGCTTGTCCATTATGCATACCTACTAGCAATGGCATATGAAAGTTTCCATATATGCTTATcccattttaatatatttagtttGGGCATTAACTTTTTCCCCTGTCCAAAACAGTACTGATTTCTATCCTATAGTAACATTAACATGGGCTTTTTCCCCTGTTTGAATGCGCCATGCTGTATATCATATTATAGAATAAGAATTTAGAGTTTCCACATTTCCACATGCATTTTCGTACACTTGCTCTTTGATACTCCATACTATTATTTGACATGCCATACTACTCGTGTTGGCATAACATGGCATAATGGCATAGTATACCATACGACATGGAATATGCATTCTACATATATTCATATTCATGTAGTCAGATATTCCAGTTACATTGATCTCTAAAGTTGAAAAATCATAGTTAATAGAGCATTTTTTTCAAGATAAAGAACTTGGATAAAAAagcattatttttcttcttagaAAATAGTTATTTGGTTATATTTTAAATGACGTGTTTAATGATTTGACCGTAGAGCATTGtaagattgctttgtttttTCACACTTTGCAGTAGACGGCATAATATATGCTTTCTTATGGAGAAAGATaacattataacatttttaaCAGGAATATTATTGGGAAGTGCCACACAATTTCCTGTCATTATAGTCAAGGTCAAGACTGCTTCGTCGTTAATGGAAGAGGTATGCTTATGAATTCTCAGTTTGCATAAATCATAATTGCAGCATTTCAAGTCTATAACTTTTCAATTTGTGCGTCATCTTTGTCTTAGCAATGCTTTTATGTATATCTGTTCCATCTTATGATATATTTATTCAATCTTGGATGACTCTTGGAAAATAACCTCCAAGACACGTTGTTTGCTTTGAGTCCAGTGGTGCTTATACCATGCAGTCATGTATGcttcattaattataaaaatgcaACATAAATGATGGATCTATGGTGTAAATACATTTGGTTTTATGTGGGTCCCACGATCCGGTCTAGACAAAATACTCAATATGTAACTGTGTGTCTTCTGTGTGTGTACATATAGCTGTACCACTCCTTGTCTCCTCACCTCATTTGCTGGAGATGCTTGTGTTATATAGGCCTAATTGACCAAAATGGCTCAGCCATGGGCGGCAACTGCCGGTTCGCATGCATCCAATTTGAACTGGCCTTGGTTCCAAACAGTTTCAAGTTCAAAACAGTTCCGGTTATGGTCCCATcctaatttgatttaaaaaaaaaaaactgtattAATATTTACACATtataatacataaatttataaaatttagagttACAATATATCATTATTCTAtgtatattatcaaaattagagGAACAAATTAaccaatataaataaaataaaacaaatcaaaaaatttaaatcgggCCAATTTTGGTCCTGGTTCAAGGATGGAGGAACTGAAACTGGCCCCCAAGTATGTGGTTTCCGTTTGGTACAGGAACTGAATTCGGACTGTGGGCAGGACTAATCCAAAGCGTagaactttttataaaaattttttttgataaaaattggTTATAATTATAGCCAACtagtcttttttttattttatttttatgagaaagaaattttattaatcatcagaatttaaaaaataaattctaattttttctATCCGGCCCCTCACCCTTTCTCCCCTCATTAATCCcaccaccccccccccccccaaaaaaaaaaaaatctctccgTCTCTCTCTCCCTTTCTCTTAGTAAAGGCCTCCTTAGAACATCCTAATCCTATAATCAAGTAACAAACTCACCACCCAAGGATTCAGAAGAATCAATAGACATGAACATGATATTTTCAACTTTGGTCTTGGTGTCCTTATCATGTCTGTGATTGCAGGACCCTTGGCCTTGTAAACCAGCAGCAacgatatatatgtatatataaatatatccaATTTTTTTACCAGCTGGCTAAAATTGCCAAAATTAAGTtgttaaaattgaaaaagaaaggcataaatatttagatttttttggtCGTTAGGACGTTCAAAATTTAGTCTCATCTCTTATCATGGGCTTTATCTTTTGTCTAATTTTGATCAAATCTAGTTGTTTTTATGGAGTTCTTTTGGATGCTTGACAAATGCTGCCCTCTTGATATATACGTAGTCATTTCAGTTGCCATCGAATCTTTGGAAATGAGTGCTTTCCATAATCACTGATGAGGGCTTCAGATGTGATCACAAACAACTTGTAGCCACAATGTTGCAAAGCTTTCACTTATATGTACTGGATGTAAAGTAGTGttctgataagcggttgtcgaagccgtcaaaaataaacctattaaacaatcaacaataaacttgtagatagtggcaatagggtcgaaccacagggaattgacactatagatcttcctaataataaccaagatgagtaaataataaataattaaaagaggggggtttgagttgatagattaacactaaatagcaaaagaaagcaataatttaaagatgagtaaatcaatggatgaaaagcttctagttgaagtatggatctatttcagattgtttagaattgatcattgattctttaatactcctatttatctcaataaattgctttaggatgtggaagacgcttctcacaatccaaattcctccttagttctagtttgattaggaaacgttcgctaatcaaacactaatcaacaagttgccaaggaacgtccttggggcattatagcatcgaacaactgttgactgcattaagacttagagaaacccaattctatccttgccaaccgcgtggtcaagtttagattatgcaatttgattaaatgtgtatttgaacaacctaagcaattacggacctaaattattcaaacaatattacttaagcaatttaaaagcaatgggcccttattgattctaaaagcaaaataataattatggaaagatcaaattgcataaatattgaaagtaaataagagtttaacaatggagatttaaatctcccaa
This is a stretch of genomic DNA from Manihot esculenta cultivar AM560-2 chromosome 2, M.esculenta_v8, whole genome shotgun sequence. It encodes these proteins:
- the LOC110609667 gene encoding ubiquitin carboxyl-terminal hydrolase 16, producing MHVPGDLGFSSLVLLLCVVLPVIGFVIRRKWRLSAARKEEIKRLLILASEEAARAELEATVSYGAVSVSRNSYQCAVCYCPTTTRCARCKAVRYCSGKCQIIHWRQGHKEECCPPSAAYHINDDGGCSSQNVAKENQYDMHGDIYGNAPVQTSSEGPVLSDTGSDQGVPCIKGDDIKVGSVADTEGTSSISESLDTSFSGFSTSPIGSESSDDVSVGGSMSSNGVSVNDSISSNESEGSDIQISSDAAPDVVESGLKKVDHTKPLSPKFVRLINSVDSFNKFSKLNSSKSLSNDGESQCASTDIPGPSSNTIHDGSITRPGKVSPGFWDRSLRFVVTSNAVQDDPEMSTSRKAANINSESFLQFKFDLSGSNIPSSNAQSSEMKGIRSDNAHQAVMESSSPVDGAVVSEDTCDNTPKVRRCASVSCGKSSHMDNESNHDLNVAKTTTLESVPSSSSYAHLPLSRGGAQHTVDSNVSESCDLKSPPLSSNQSNTIVKDIGCTSHVPKSRVSSSALQTRLGVKDNAHSVLSVKSEQVDNVEVVDAVTTSPTTSGLKSSMMQKVVDQLRGPSCGKYNNKGLFSYDLFVKLYTSNKVEMRPCGLINCGNSCYANAVLQCLVFTPPLTAYFVQGVHSKECVNKGWCFTCEFEGLILEAKEGKSPLSPIGILSQLQNLGSQLGSGREEDAHEFLRYSIDAMQSVCLKEAGVNALGSFEEETTLIGLTFGGYLHSKIRCMRCHYKSERHERMMDLTVEIEGDIGKLEDALRRFTSTEILDGENKYQCSRCKSYERAKKKLTILEAPNVLTIALKRFQSGKFGKLNKSIRFPEILDLAPYMSGTSDKSPIYRLYGVVVHLDIMNASFSGHYVCYVKNIQNKWFKIDDSTVTPVELERVLTKGAYMLLYTRCSPRAPRLIRNRIVSPDPKMKGSPSRIGEKNTALNSISTSPHSSFVQLPPNLIPPDNLASVESFYLKFHRLQRILEEDSSSDNYSFTSSNSDEGSCSTESTRDSTSTDDLSDYIFGGWNNSWRNASDSDACSSSSSSPLYSGHSPERSRSRTDYADSGMEGGDWDRVPIGSSRLVDLEANGGDPFVHSEGSKQCRKIGSSSNRGTDSAKLGRVNPVKSGVSLRRSTSKITD
- the LOC110609956 gene encoding uncharacterized protein LOC110609956 — encoded protein: MNFFFAFMVVWRFQPSLRRSRCIRSRYQCIEDLPPNKIYHLQVVMGDPKEKICEESADDLLVMLSALLRGILLGSATQFPVIIVKVKTASSLMEEA